The following proteins come from a genomic window of Candidozyma auris chromosome 4, complete sequence:
- a CDS encoding DNA damage-responsive RNA polymerase-degradation factor DEF1 gives MSQRKANKNHPKRASGHTNVASKSTDLQTLNEMFPDWETDDLATLLIEHNNDVEFVIDSIVNNKVAKWEPIKKDTKPKKREESHDSVTPTTSSQNHDQGFKSQKKDKVKVDKRRDKKAAHTPRKDSASSSSASKSLSIESGKLSTSRSNNTEGAQKIQSNSWAATLGKESKAKSGTTPSSVTEAIGETESQERKYTSKRESDFQADSKRHTDSGSNEEHTKEQTPTSSTSWASAIKPKSKPQPRKDVSYETSAPKSVSDQKSNVLPIKAQAPDSSKSDETTLEPITKPNVSDYHTKDSTTTVKESEVILPQEVSNIGVSFGSLTLGSKDANVEREENTASNSLASESIKPQQAVDEQMYHDPQDSVRGSETINQYTQIQNQHAQQVQQSKPTQSVDQISQAQQSQGQHEQHHSGQGQQNYPQQQHHQQQKNAPQGQEFQSQYQQMQQQYPQQAAAGNIPGQFAYPGYDYSAAFAQAGVGSISPAYYHNTMNASVHGKSGSHGGSNADFGSSPLIQGSTIAQQNLSQQAQQIPGSAPFGFPNYYNYYYNTPFYGNGANIGATGGGYGMQPHMSDNSGGNNTSAGDGEAPSQDSQNAQSVNQYYGQYYAAPNQFNARGGYPFTGYPATQPFPSSSVQFGGSNDKQEQAGQQQQNQQGQQQHQQQQNQQQQGQQRPQISNSQTGPVPNVVPGYPQQMPQFANYQQYHQYGNYQDSNQYQKSPPKFLLILNTHINKCLQRRKSLLGRRRTQTLQRDHYQRTCSLPTRTETL, from the coding sequence ATGTCACAACGAAAAGCAAACAAGAACCACCCCAAGAGGGCCAGCGGTCACACAAATGTGGCTTCTAAATCAACTGATTTACAGACCTTGAATGAAATGTTCCCTGATTGGGAGACTGACGACTTGGCTACTCTATTAATCGAGCACAACAACGACGTGGAGTTCGTAATCGACTCAATTGTGAACAATAAAGTTGCGAAATGGGAACCTATCAAAAAGGATACGAAACCCAAGAAAAGGGAGGAATCACACGATTCTGTAACTCCAACGACAAGTTCACAAAATCACGACCAAGGCTTCaagctgcaaaaaaaagacaaagtAAAGGTTGATAAGAGGAGAGATAAGAAAGCGGCGCACACTCCAAGGAAAGACTCTGCGTCATCCTCTTCCGCCAGCAAGTCTTTGAGTATCGAAAGTGGGAAATTGTCTACTAGTAGATCCAATAATACAGAGGGAGCTCAAAAGATCCAGCTGAATTCTTGGGCCGCAACTCTTGGCAAGGAATCAAAAGCGAAGTCAGGGACAACCCCTTCATCTGTTACCGAGGCGATTGGTGAAACAGAGTCGCAGGAGAGAAAATATACACTGAAGCGCGAATCTGATTTCCAGGCTGACTCAAAAAGGCATACGGACTCCGGTAGTAACGAGGAGCACACAAAAGAACAAACACCAACCTCACTGACATCATGGGCTTCTGCTATCAAACCCAAGTCAAAACCACAGCCAAGAAAAGACGTTTCGTATGAGACCTCTGCTCCTAAGAGTGTTCTGGATCAAAAGAGTAATGTTCTTCCGATAAAAGCGCAGGCACCAGACTCATCAAAATCCGACGAAACAACTTTGGAGCCAATAACAAAGCCTAATGTGAGCGATTATCATACCAAGGATAGCACCACCACTGTAAAAGAGTCAGAAGTGATCTTGCCCCAAGAGGTTAGTAACATtggtgtttcttttggctcCTTGACTTTAGGATCAAAGGATGCGAACGTGGAGCGTGAAGAGAACACGGCCCTGAACAGTTTGGCATCTGAATCAATCAAACCACAACAGGCGGTCGATGAGCAAATGTACCATGATCCTCAAGACTCTGTTAGAGGTTCCGAAACGATCAATCAGTATACAcaaatccaaaatcaacacGCCCAACAGGTGCAGCAGTCAAAGCCGACGCAGCTGGTAGACCAAATATCGCAAGCTCAACAACTGCAAGGACAACATGAGCAACATCATTCTGGGCAAGGTCAGCAAAATTACCCgcagcagcaacaccaccagcaacagAAGAATGCTCCGCAGGGCCAGGAATTTCAATCGCAGTATCAGCAAATGCAACAGCAGTATCCTCAACAGGCTGCTGCGGGTAATATTCCCGGTCAGTTTGCATATCCTGGCTACGATTACTCCGCTGCATTTGCACAGGCAGGTGTTGGATCAATTTCTCCGGCTTACTATCATAACACTATGAATGCTTCAGTTCACGGCAAGAGTGGGTCACATGGAGGTAGCAATGCTGATTTTGGGCTGTCTCCTCTAATTCAAGGATCTACCATTGCACAACAAAATTTATCTCAACAAGCACAACAAATCCCCGGATCAGCGCCCTTTGGCTTCCCAAACTATTACAATTACTATTACAATACCCCGTTCTATGGAAATGGCGCCAATATTGGAGCTACAGGTGGTGGATATGGAATGCAGCCTCATATGAGTGATAACAGTGGCGGTAATAACACAAGTGCTGGCGACGGCGAAGCGCCTTCACAAGATTCGCAAAATGCACAGTCAGTCAATCAGTACTATGGACAGTATTATGCAGCTCCAAATCAATTTAATGCCCGTGGCGGATACCCATTCACGGGGTATCCAGCAACTCAGCCATTTCCACTGAGCTCTGTACAATTTGGTGGCCTGAATGACAAACAGGAACAAGCaggtcaacaacaacaaaatcagcaaggtcagcaacaacaccagcaacaacaaaatcaacaacagcaggGTCAGCAGAGACCGCAGATTTCCAACTCACAAACAGGACCTGTGCCTAACGTTGTTCCTGGCTACCCCCAGCAAATGCCACAATTCGCGAATTATCAACAGTACCATCAGTACGGAAATTATCAGGACAGCAATCAGTATC
- a CDS encoding putative tubulin tyrosine ligase, with protein sequence MHILLTNDDGPPDNQACPYMKFFVDEIHRATDWKLSIVIPDQQRSWIGKAHFAGKIISTTYIYTQGSTDEPNDAVNNFLGPFNQRRNDLRKTHQEWHLVDSTPAACADIGIHHLSSHDEPVDIVISGPNFGKNAGNLYILASGTVGAAMEAVTHGVKSIALSYEFRTAETNFLQLREAAKLSVKLVELLYEKLKQDDEIELFSINVPLTPSIKCGTTKVKYAPILNNTWKSIYEPLGDGQFSWSPDFKKVWKEGLESQVYSDNRVLLEDAVSVTPLKACFKVTSPLSGEIEVGKPPSLSKRNIFLMTIDRNNYLYDIWKKAFHEKNLEICFTKEVLNGIKSDPSVLVFHYGEYEDLDIDLLQTHPTQYFVSSYIYRKALIRKHYLANTVHQYIVKNRGSSLAHALPATYSLEVDYAEFLDDALDEAYELRQEIERGDRIWILKPSMADKGQGIRLFKSLDDLQSIFNSFDESYEENTDNEQDGIIVSQLRHFVVQEYEDNPLLLQVYNKRKFHLRVYVVALGNINVYLYENFLALFAAKSYARFSEMNEVDDLSAHLTNTCLQEGKHPLVLSFWDLLELKEAEKKSIFESVKGIVRDLFTAAISVDKINFQPLPNGIEFYGLDFLVLSDLSVKLLEVNAYPDFKQTGDDLKEVISTLIVSTASVIANKFFNLSCDNKEIFSLHRLI encoded by the coding sequence ATGCACATCCTTCTAACGAATGATGACGGCCCGCCTGATAATCAAGCGTGCCCTTATATGAAGTTTTTTGTTGACGAAATTCATAGAGCCACCGATTGGAAGCTTTCAATTGTTATACCCGATCAGCAGAGATCTTGGATAGGGAAAGCTCATTTTGCTGGAAAGATAATTAGCACAACTTACATTTATACACAAGGAAGCACCGACGAGCCTAATGATGCAGTGAACAATTTTTTGGGGCCCTTTaatcaaagaagaaatgatTTACGCAAAACCCACCAAGAATGGCATCTTGTTGACAGTACCCCTGCCGCATGCGCCGACATCGGCATACACCATTTGTCGTCCCATGATGAGCCAGTCGACATCGTTATAAGCGGACCTAACTTTGGTAAAAATGCGGGTAATCTTTACATACTAGCAAGCGGGACAGTCGGTGCTGCTATGGAAGCAGTTACACATGGGGTCAAGTCCATCGCCTTATCCTATGAGTTTAGAACCGCGGAAACAAATTTTTTGCAGCTCAGAGAAGCAGCAAAATTATCGGTAAAATTAGTGGAGCTCCTTTACGAAAAATTAAAACAAGATGACGAGATCGAGCTCTTTAGTATTAATGTGCCCCTTACTCCTTCCATCAAGTGCGGGACTACCAAGGTGAAGTACGCACCTATTCTCAATAACACTTGGAAGTCCATATACGAGCCTTTGGGTGATGGTCAGTTTTCATGGTCGCCggatttcaagaaggtgtGGAAAGAAGGTTTAGAGAGCCAGGTCTACAGCGACAACAGGGTCTTGCTTGAAGACGCAGTTAGTGTTACGCCTTTGAAAGCATGTTTTAAAGTGACGTCTCCATTGTCAGGTGAAATCGAAGTTGGAAAACCACCACTGTTGTCTAAGAGGAATATTTTTTTAATGACTATCGATAGAAATAATTATCTTTACGACATTTGGAAAAAGGCATTTCATGAGAAAAACTTGGAGATTTGTTTCACAAAAGAAGTCTTAAATGGAATAAAGTCAGACCCTAGCGTGTTGGTATTTCATTATGGTGAATATGAGGATCTTGATATTGATTTGCTACAAACCCATCCTACACAATATTTTGTGTCGTCGTATATTTACAGGAAAGCGCTTATCAGAAAGCATTATCTCGCTAACACAGTTCACCAGTACATTGTGAAGAACAGAGGCTCTTCACTCGCCCATGCACTACCTGCCACATACCTGCTAGAGGTAGATTATGCTGAATTTTTAGACGATGCTTTAGATGAAGCCTACGAACTAAGACAAGAAATCGAACGAGGAGACAGAATCTGGATATTAAAACCCAGCATGGCTGACAAAGGTCAAGGTATTCGCCTATTTAAAAGTTTGGATGATCTACAAAGCATATTCAACTCATTTGACGAGTCCTACGAAGAGAATACAGACAACGAGCAGGACGGAATTATCGTTTCTCAGCTTCGCCACTTTGTTGTTCAGGAGTATGAAGATAATCCCTTGCTCTTGCAAGTATACAACAAGCGTAAATTCCATCTCAGAGTTTATGTTGTTGCCTTGGGCAATATCAATGTCTACCTAtatgaaaattttttggcTCTATTTGCTGCCAAATCATATGCTAGATTTTCTGAAATGAATGAGGTGGATGATTTGAGTGCACATTTAACAAACACATGTCTACAGGAAGGCAAACATCCGCTTGTGCTTTCATTTTGGGATTTATTAGAATTGAAAGAAGCGGAAAAGAAACTGATTTTTGAGTCAGTCAAGGGTATTGTGCGAGACTTATTTACGGCTGCTATAAGTGTTGACAAAATAAATTTTCAACCATTACCAAATGGTATAGAATTCTATGGTTTGGACTTCTTGGTCCTCAGTGATTTGTCAGTCAAACTTTTGGAAGTTAACGCTTACCCCGACTTCAAGCAAACTGGGGACGATTTAAAGGAAGTTATATCCACTTTAATTGTGTCGACAGCTTCTGTGATCGCCAACAAGTTTTTCAACTTAAGTTGCGATAACAAAGAGATCTTTTCCTTACACCGGTTAATTTAA
- the FBA1 gene encoding fructose-bisphosphate aldolase FBA1 gives MAEVLKKSGVIYGDDVRKLFDYAQEKGFAIPAINVTSSSTVVAALESARDNKSPIILQTSQGGAAYFAGKGVSNSDQTASIQGSIAAAHYIRAISPVYGIPVILHTDHCAKKLLPWFDGMLKADEEFFAKTGQPLFSSHMLDLSEETDDENIATCVKYFERMSKMNQWLEMEIGITGGEEDGVNNEHVEKESLYTQPETVFAVYKALAPISPNFSIAAAFGNVHGVYKPGNVQLRPSILGEHQKYAKEQIGTDNKKPLYLVFHGGSGSSQEEFDTAIASGVVKVNLDTDCQYAYLTGIRDYILNKKEYLMTPVGNPDGEDKPNKKYFDPRVWVREGEKSMSARIAEALEIFHTKNQL, from the coding sequence ATGGCTGAAGTCTTAAAGAAATCCGGTGTCATCTACGGTGATGATGTCAGAAAATTGTTTGATTATGCTCAGGAGAAAGGTTTTGCTATCCCAGCCATTAATGTTacttcttcctcaacaGTCGTGGCTGCATTAGAGTCCGCTCGTGACAATAAGTCGCCAATCATCTTGCAAACATCCCAAGGTGGTGCCGCCTACTTCGCTGGTAAGGGCGTCTCGAATTCTGATCAGACGGCTTCGATTCAAGGCTCCATCGCTGCAGCTCACTATATCAGAGCGATTTCTCCAGTGTATGGGATCCCAGTGATTTTGCATACTGATCATTGTGCAAAGAAATTGTTGCCATGGTTTGATGGAATGTTGAAAGCTGACGAAGAATTCTTTGCCAAAACGGGACAGCCCTTGTTTTCATCCCATATGTTGGACTTGTCTGAGGAGACAGACGATGAGAACATCGCGACATGCGTGAAGTATTTCGAGAGAATGAGCAAGATGAATCAATGGCTCGAAATGGAGATTGGTATCActggtggtgaagaagacggtGTAAACAATGAGCACGTTGAGAAGGAGTCTTTGTACACCCAGCCTGAAACTGTATTTGCGGTGTATAAGGCTTTGGCTCCTATTTCTCCAAACTTCTCGATTGCTGCTGCGTTTGGAAATGTTCATGGTGTTTACAAGCCTGGTAACGTTCAGTTGAGGCCATCCATTTTGGGTGAGCATCAGAAATACGCCAAAGAGCAGATTGGAACCGACAACAAGAAGCCATTGTATTTGGTGTTTCATGGTGGTTCGggatcttctcaagaggAGTTTGATACAGCAATTGCTAGTGGTGTTGTCAAGGTCAACTTGGACACTGACTGTCAATATGCTTATCTTACTGGTATCAGAGACTacatcttgaacaagaaagagtACTTGATGACTCCAGTCGGTAATCCTGATGGAGAAGACAAGCCCAACAAGAAGTATTTTGATCCTAGAGTTTGGGTAAGAGAGGGTGAAAAATCCATGAGTGCCAGAATTGCTGAGGCTCTTGAGATCTTCCACACAAAGAATCAATTGTAA